One region of Pseudomonas glycinae genomic DNA includes:
- a CDS encoding GGDEF domain-containing protein — protein sequence MVNNNQNQSSPPQWPEAAQTLMALMHAQGEVARLSEREQLFSSLLVSVNAVLWAFNWETRQVLYVSPAYERIFGRSAALLLADYNQWRDSIYPDDLEYAERSLAEVLHKGAVEDREYRIIAADGQVRWISDKCFINRQDEPGQPVIIVGIAEDITDKKQMETELQRLATTDVLTQSSNRRHFFECAHREFEQARLQGAQMALLLLDIDDFKVINDTYGHPEGDNVLQRIAECGRASLRRGDLFGRIGGEEFAAVFPGCAPDMAMQVAERLQREIQRLSFNYGEQTFGITVSQGLTSLTPEDESLDTLFARADAAMYEAKRQGKNRIISA from the coding sequence ATGGTCAACAACAATCAAAATCAATCATCCCCTCCCCAGTGGCCCGAGGCCGCGCAAACCCTGATGGCATTGATGCATGCCCAGGGCGAAGTCGCCCGCCTGAGCGAACGCGAGCAGCTGTTCAGCTCGCTGCTGGTCAGCGTCAATGCCGTGCTTTGGGCCTTCAACTGGGAAACCCGGCAGGTGCTTTACGTCAGCCCTGCTTACGAGCGGATCTTCGGCCGCTCCGCCGCCCTGCTGTTGGCCGACTACAACCAGTGGCGCGACAGCATCTACCCGGACGATCTGGAATACGCCGAACGCAGCCTCGCCGAAGTGCTGCACAAAGGCGCTGTGGAAGACCGCGAATACCGGATCATCGCCGCCGACGGCCAGGTACGCTGGATCAGCGACAAGTGCTTCATCAACCGTCAGGACGAACCGGGGCAACCGGTGATCATCGTCGGCATCGCCGAAGACATCACCGACAAGAAGCAAATGGAAACCGAGCTGCAACGCCTGGCCACCACCGACGTGCTGACCCAGAGCAGCAATCGCCGGCACTTCTTCGAATGCGCCCACCGGGAATTTGAACAAGCCCGCCTGCAAGGCGCGCAAATGGCGCTCCTGCTGCTGGACATCGATGACTTCAAAGTGATCAACGACACCTACGGCCACCCCGAAGGCGACAACGTGCTGCAACGGATCGCCGAATGCGGTCGTGCCTCATTACGCCGGGGCGACCTGTTCGGGCGGATTGGCGGTGAAGAGTTTGCTGCGGTTTTCCCGGGCTGTGCGCCGGACATGGCCATGCAGGTGGCCGAGCGGCTGCAACGGGAAATTCAGCGGCTGAGTTTCAATTACGGTGAACAAACGTTCGGCATCACCGTCAGCCAGGGCCTGACCAGCCTCACCCCGGAAGACGAAAGCCTCGACACCCTGTTCGCCCGTGCGGACGCGGCAATGTACGAGGCCAAGCGGCAGGGCAAGAACCGGATCATTTCCGCCTGA
- the gabT gene encoding 4-aminobutyrate--2-oxoglutarate transaminase produces MSKTNAELMARRTAAVPRGVGQIHPIFAESAKNATVTDVEGREFIDFAGGIAVLNTGHVHPKIIAAVTEQLNKLTHTCFQVLAYEPYVELCEKINARVPGDFAKKTLLVTTGSEAVENAVKIARAATGRAGVIAFTGAYHGRTMMTLGLTGKVVPYSAGMGLMPGGIFRALYPNELHGVSIDDSIASIERIFKNDAEPKDIAAIIIEPVQGEGGFYVAPKEFMKRLRALCDQHGILLIADEVQTGAGRTGTFFAMEQMGVAADLTTFAKSIAGGFPLAGVCGKAEYMDAIAPGGLGGTYAGSPIACAAALAVMEVFEEEKLLDRCKAVGERLVTGLKAIQAKYPVIGEVRALGAMIAVELFENGDSHKPNPTAVAAVVAKARDKGLILLSCGTYGNVLRVLVPLTSPDEQLDKGLAIIEECFSEL; encoded by the coding sequence ATGAGCAAGACTAACGCTGAACTGATGGCCCGTCGTACCGCAGCTGTTCCACGGGGTGTTGGCCAGATTCACCCGATCTTCGCCGAGTCCGCGAAGAACGCGACCGTAACCGACGTTGAAGGGCGTGAATTCATCGACTTCGCTGGCGGTATCGCTGTACTGAACACCGGCCACGTGCACCCGAAAATCATCGCCGCCGTGACCGAGCAGCTGAACAAGCTGACTCACACCTGCTTCCAGGTTCTGGCTTATGAGCCGTACGTTGAGCTGTGCGAGAAAATCAACGCTCGCGTACCGGGCGACTTCGCCAAGAAAACCCTGCTGGTGACCACCGGTTCCGAAGCCGTTGAAAACGCCGTGAAGATCGCTCGTGCTGCCACTGGCCGCGCTGGCGTGATCGCCTTCACCGGCGCTTACCACGGTCGCACCATGATGACCCTGGGCCTGACCGGTAAAGTCGTGCCTTACTCGGCCGGCATGGGCCTGATGCCAGGCGGCATCTTCCGCGCGCTGTACCCGAACGAACTGCACGGCGTGAGCATCGACGACTCGATCGCTTCCATCGAACGCATCTTCAAGAACGACGCAGAGCCGAAAGACATCGCCGCGATCATCATCGAGCCTGTGCAGGGTGAAGGTGGTTTCTACGTCGCACCGAAAGAATTCATGAAGCGCCTGCGCGCTCTTTGCGACCAGCACGGCATTCTGCTGATCGCTGACGAAGTGCAGACCGGCGCTGGCCGTACCGGCACCTTCTTCGCCATGGAACAGATGGGCGTTGCTGCCGACCTGACCACCTTCGCCAAATCCATCGCTGGCGGCTTCCCGCTGGCCGGTGTGTGCGGCAAGGCCGAATACATGGACGCCATCGCGCCAGGCGGCCTGGGCGGCACCTACGCCGGTAGCCCGATCGCTTGCGCCGCGGCCCTGGCCGTGATGGAAGTGTTCGAAGAAGAAAAACTGCTGGACCGCTGCAAGGCTGTCGGCGAGCGTCTGGTCACCGGCCTGAAAGCCATCCAGGCCAAGTACCCGGTGATCGGTGAAGTCCGTGCCCTGGGCGCGATGATTGCCGTCGAGCTGTTCGAAAACGGCGACAGCCACAAGCCAAACCCGACCGCCGTCGCGGCTGTCGTGGCCAAGGCGCGTGACAAGGGCCTGATCCTGCTGTCCTGCGGCACCTACGGCAACGTGCTGCGCGTCCTGGTACCGCTGACCTCGCCGGACGAGCAACTGGACAAAGGTCTGGCGATCATCGAAGAGTGCTTCTCGGAGCTGTAA
- a CDS encoding response regulator — translation MTAVDLPAVPRVLIAEADPWSRDLLKQVLLNVRCDARLDLCADGQEAMTLLSEVPYDLAIVDWELPGVDGLSVLRSVRQRKRNPPLPFILMSSRNDSASVREALPLAPTAYLAKPLNMESLTERLQGLLLNAGEEVFCEVPALAPGMTLSVFLERRREQADGAPLMTDVQVAVKRSLNPNGLDLKLLEEEIRTDPQITAVLIAAANSAAQHHGAPVQTLAQALHRLGTGQSMNLILGLALKRSARLSDPCLADYAERYWGLSLHTAEYARTLARLLDLDQERCYCAGMLHRLGDLALLRCLQEWKQAGGELDELEEVGDALAEFGAAYGSALRTRWRLPLELRELIASVYQLGGGVYSREALVMNMAAQMARLTEHEGVEELAKSRTARLLKIGLPELMRMRK, via the coding sequence ATGACGGCCGTCGATTTACCCGCTGTACCGAGAGTCCTGATTGCCGAGGCCGACCCGTGGTCTCGTGACCTGCTCAAACAAGTGTTGCTGAATGTGCGCTGCGATGCGCGGCTGGACTTGTGCGCCGATGGCCAGGAGGCAATGACGCTGCTCAGCGAAGTGCCCTATGACCTGGCGATCGTCGACTGGGAGTTGCCGGGCGTCGATGGCTTGAGCGTGTTGCGCAGCGTCCGCCAGCGCAAACGCAATCCGCCGCTGCCCTTCATTCTGATGAGCAGCCGCAACGACAGCGCCAGCGTGCGCGAAGCCTTGCCGCTGGCGCCGACCGCCTACCTGGCCAAACCCCTGAACATGGAAAGCCTGACCGAGCGTTTGCAGGGGCTGCTGCTGAACGCCGGCGAAGAAGTGTTCTGTGAAGTACCCGCACTGGCGCCGGGCATGACGCTGTCGGTATTCCTCGAACGTCGCCGCGAGCAGGCCGACGGCGCACCGCTGATGACTGACGTGCAGGTGGCGGTCAAACGCAGCCTCAACCCCAACGGCCTGGACCTGAAGCTGCTGGAAGAGGAAATCCGCACCGATCCGCAGATCACCGCCGTGTTGATCGCCGCCGCCAACAGCGCCGCTCAGCATCATGGCGCGCCAGTGCAGACTCTGGCGCAGGCGCTGCATCGACTGGGCACCGGGCAGAGCATGAACCTGATTCTTGGCCTGGCACTCAAGCGCAGTGCCCGACTCAGCGACCCGTGTCTGGCCGACTACGCCGAGCGCTATTGGGGCCTGTCACTGCACACCGCCGAGTACGCCCGCACCTTGGCGCGGCTGCTCGATCTGGATCAGGAGCGCTGCTACTGCGCCGGCATGCTCCATCGCCTCGGCGATCTGGCGTTGCTGCGTTGTCTGCAGGAATGGAAGCAGGCCGGCGGCGAGTTGGACGAGCTGGAGGAAGTCGGCGATGCGCTGGCCGAATTCGGTGCGGCCTATGGTTCGGCGTTGCGTACTCGCTGGCGTCTGCCGCTGGAGTTGCGCGAGCTGATTGCCTCGGTCTACCAGCTCGGGGGCGGGGTGTACTCCCGCGAGGCGCTGGTGATGAACATGGCGGCGCAAATGGCCCGTCTGACCGAGCATGAAGGCGTCGAGGAGCTGGCCAAGAGCCGTACAGCGCGGTTGCTCAAGATCGGCTTGCCGGAGCTGATGCGGATGCGCAAGTAA
- the gabD gene encoding NADP-dependent succinate-semialdehyde dehydrogenase codes for MQLKDTQLFRQQAFIDGAWVDADNGQTIKVNNPATGEILGTVPKMGAAETRRAIEAADKALPAWRALTAKERAGKLRRWFELMIEHQDDLARLMTLEQGKPLAEAKGEIVYAASFIEWFAEEAKRIYGDVIPGHQPDKRLIVIKQPIGVTAAITPWNFPAAMITRKAGPALAAGCTMVLKPASQTPFSAFALAELAQRAGIPKGVFSVVSGSAGDIGSELTSNPIVRKLSFTGSTEIGRQLMSECAKDIKKVSLELGGNAPFIVFDDADLDKAVEGAIISKYRNNGQTCVCANRLYIQDSVYDAFAEKLKVAVAKLKIGNGLEEGTTTGPLIDEKAVAKVQEHIADAVSKGATVLAGGKPMEGNFFEPTILTNVPKDAAVAKEETFGPLAPLFRFKDEADVIAMSNDTEFGLASYFYARDLGRVFRVAEALEYGMVGVNTGLISNEVAPFGGIKASGLGREGSKYGIEDYLEIKYLCLGI; via the coding sequence ATGCAGCTTAAAGACACCCAGTTGTTCCGCCAGCAAGCCTTCATCGATGGCGCATGGGTCGACGCGGACAACGGTCAGACGATCAAGGTCAACAACCCGGCCACCGGCGAGATTCTGGGCACCGTACCGAAGATGGGCGCTGCCGAAACCCGCCGTGCCATCGAAGCCGCCGACAAGGCGCTGCCGGCCTGGCGTGCACTGACCGCCAAGGAGCGTGCAGGCAAGCTGCGTCGCTGGTTCGAACTGATGATCGAGCACCAGGACGACCTCGCTCGCCTGATGACCCTCGAGCAGGGCAAGCCACTGGCCGAAGCCAAGGGCGAAATCGTTTACGCCGCTTCGTTCATCGAGTGGTTCGCCGAAGAAGCCAAGCGCATCTACGGCGACGTGATTCCGGGCCACCAGCCGGACAAGCGCCTGATCGTGATCAAGCAACCGATCGGCGTTACCGCTGCCATCACCCCGTGGAACTTCCCGGCGGCGATGATCACTCGTAAAGCAGGTCCGGCGCTGGCCGCCGGTTGCACCATGGTGCTCAAGCCTGCTTCGCAAACCCCGTTCTCTGCATTTGCCTTGGCCGAACTGGCCCAGCGCGCCGGCATCCCTAAAGGCGTGTTCAGCGTGGTGTCCGGCAGCGCCGGCGACATCGGCAGCGAGCTGACCAGCAACCCGATCGTGCGCAAACTGTCCTTCACCGGCTCGACCGAAATCGGCCGTCAGCTGATGTCGGAATGCGCCAAGGACATCAAGAAAGTCTCCCTGGAACTGGGCGGCAACGCGCCATTCATCGTGTTCGACGACGCGGACCTGGATAAGGCCGTCGAAGGCGCGATCATTTCCAAGTACCGCAACAACGGCCAGACCTGCGTCTGCGCCAACCGTCTGTACATTCAGGATTCGGTCTACGATGCGTTCGCCGAGAAGCTGAAAGTGGCAGTCGCCAAGCTGAAGATCGGCAACGGTCTGGAAGAAGGCACCACCACGGGTCCGCTGATCGACGAGAAAGCCGTGGCCAAGGTGCAAGAGCATATCGCTGACGCGGTGAGCAAAGGCGCGACCGTTCTGGCCGGTGGCAAGCCGATGGAAGGCAACTTCTTCGAACCGACCATCCTGACCAACGTGCCGAAAGACGCGGCGGTGGCCAAGGAAGAAACTTTCGGTCCGTTGGCGCCGCTGTTCCGCTTCAAAGACGAAGCCGACGTGATCGCGATGTCGAACGACACCGAGTTCGGTCTGGCCTCGTACTTCTACGCTCGCGACCTGGGCCGTGTGTTCCGTGTGGCGGAAGCCCTGGAGTACGGCATGGTCGGCGTCAACACCGGGCTGATCTCCAACGAAGTCGCGCCGTTCGGCGGCATCAAGGCCTCGGGCCTGGGCCGTGAAGGCTCCAAGTACGGCATCGAAGATTACCTGGAAATCAAATACCTCTGCCTGGGCATCTAA